In Littorina saxatilis isolate snail1 linkage group LG8, US_GU_Lsax_2.0, whole genome shotgun sequence, a single genomic region encodes these proteins:
- the LOC138972574 gene encoding uncharacterized protein codes for MKPSGLLWERGSLCFLILALPGLVAHRRAKWLFDHKHKTSCQTGTPMTPVLEGQLSVITCHFPDDLRYWKLDFGVIRHDLDGFDPLGDLILSCTWDLGKDNPSCIGKGSEQVKLAASGNETTLDIPNTQKEHAGRYSCRYALSWPDEEGHCTLAVAGRSIFCSVPHATVSVGALSTITCHFHSDLSQSREKFHVYRFSDDGSQPIEVAYCTWNVRDANGKPSCVVRPGYHLDTGNIGTNATLEIGSAVEMHSGRYSCRTIPANENVKVIDCSLSVKGKNCKSAYTRF; via the exons ATG AAACCTTCGGGGCTGTTGTGGGAGAGAGGCAGTTTGTGCTTTCTAATTTTGG CTCTGCCTGGTCTTGTGGCCCACAGGAGGGCcaaatggctttttgaccaCAAACACAAGACAAGCTGCCAGACAGGAACACCCATGACGCCTGTGTTGGAAGGACAACTTTCCGTCATCACATGTCACTTCCCAGATGATCTCCGTTACTGGAAACTCGATTTTGGTGTTATCAGACACGATCTCGACGGATTTGATCCCCTGGGAG ACCTAATTTTGAGCTGCACTTGGGACTTAGGAAAAGACAACCCCAGCTGCATAGGAAAAGGTAGTGAACAAGTGAAACTTGCTGCTTCAGGAAATGAGACAACTCTTGATATCCCAAACACTCAAAAGGAACATGCTGGCAGATACAGTTGTCGATATGCACTTTCATGGCCGGATGAGGAGGGACACTGCACTCTGGCAGTAGCGG GACGAAGTATCTTTTGCTCAGTGCCCCATGCCACAGTTTCTGTGGGCGCCTTGTCAACCATTACATGCCATTTCCACTCCGATCTGTCACAAAGCAGGGAAAAATTCCACGTTTACCGATTTAGTGACGATGGAAGTCAGCCAA TTGAAGTGGCGTATTGCACATGGAATGTGAGAGACGCGAATGGCAAACCAAGTTGTGTTGTGAGACCTGGCTACCATCTTGACACTGGAAATATTGGCACTAACGCCACACTTGAAATCGGTTCTGCAGTGGAGATGCATTCCGGCAGATATTCGTGCAGGACAATACCTGCAAACGAGAATGTGAAAGTCATTGACTGCTCTTTGAGTGTCAAAGGTAAGAATTGCAAGTCGGCTTACACACGATTCTAA